The following proteins are encoded in a genomic region of Synechococcus sp. ROS8604:
- the grrA gene encoding GrrA/OscA1 family cyclophane-containing rSAM-modified RiPP gives MNKTTLLSIAAILASSSVLTDASHSAVLSEPDLGNALEQRIEKLSHNAWARLETSDHNTGQSIARAWGNGNGRAFANGGGARRGFANGGGGGFGNAYRAGFANW, from the coding sequence ATGAACAAAACAACCCTGCTGAGCATCGCTGCAATCCTCGCCTCAAGCTCAGTGCTCACTGACGCCTCCCACTCCGCTGTTCTCAGTGAGCCCGACCTCGGGAATGCTCTTGAACAGCGCATTGAAAAACTCTCCCATAACGCTTGGGCACGCTTGGAGACCAGTGATCACAACACTGGACAGTCGATTGCCCGCGCTTGGGGCAACGGCAACGGCCGTGCCTTCGCTAACGGTGGTGGTGCTCGTCGAGGCTTCGCTAATGGCGGCGGCGGCGGCTTTGGCAATGCCTATCGCGCAGGTTTCGCCAATTGGTGA
- the grrM gene encoding cyclophane-forming radical SAM/SPASM peptide maturase GrrM/OscB, translated as MNHADYGPIGLLVIQATSLCNLDCSYCYLPDRQKRRIFDLNQLPVLLNRVYESPFWGPHLSILWHAGEPLTLPCSFYDDATAIVREQTAELQEQGVQIEQHVQTNATLINDAWCECFKRNRIVVGVSVDGPEEIHDSHRRFRNGKGSQALTMRGIRKLQEQEIPIHAIAVLTSAAMEDPEKIYSFFRDNGIHDLGFNVEEQEGVNASSSMQGISREKQYHHFLKCFWECNQRDSFPIRLREFDQITEMMISGQRLLQNEMNRPYSILSVDSAGNFSTFDPELLSVETQKYGLFNLGNIRDQSLVAATESETFQQLLQDMTAGTALCRDQCDYYGFCGGGTGSNKYWEHGTLASSETCACRFSTQIPVKVLLEQIEDQGVKTP; from the coding sequence GTGAACCACGCTGATTACGGACCCATTGGCCTCTTGGTGATTCAGGCCACATCACTCTGCAATCTCGATTGCAGTTACTGCTACTTGCCTGATCGCCAAAAACGCCGGATCTTTGATCTCAATCAATTACCTGTCTTGCTGAACAGGGTGTATGAGAGTCCCTTTTGGGGCCCTCATCTTTCAATCCTTTGGCATGCAGGCGAGCCCCTGACGTTGCCCTGCAGCTTTTATGACGATGCCACTGCCATCGTGCGTGAGCAAACGGCTGAGCTGCAGGAGCAAGGGGTTCAGATTGAGCAGCACGTGCAAACGAATGCCACGCTGATCAACGACGCCTGGTGTGAATGTTTTAAACGCAATCGCATTGTTGTTGGGGTGAGTGTTGATGGGCCGGAAGAGATCCATGACTCCCATCGCCGATTTCGGAATGGGAAGGGCTCTCAGGCTCTAACCATGCGTGGCATTCGCAAGCTTCAAGAACAAGAAATTCCCATCCATGCGATTGCCGTACTCACCAGTGCTGCCATGGAAGATCCAGAGAAGATTTACTCCTTTTTTCGGGACAATGGGATTCATGATCTCGGCTTCAATGTCGAAGAGCAGGAAGGCGTCAATGCCAGCTCTTCCATGCAAGGAATCAGCCGAGAAAAGCAATATCACCACTTTTTAAAATGCTTCTGGGAGTGCAATCAAAGGGACAGTTTTCCGATTCGGCTTCGTGAATTCGATCAAATCACCGAGATGATGATCAGCGGTCAAAGACTGCTTCAAAACGAAATGAATCGCCCATACTCGATCTTGAGTGTGGATTCAGCCGGTAACTTCTCCACGTTTGACCCTGAACTGTTATCCGTTGAAACCCAAAAGTATGGGTTATTCAACTTAGGCAATATTCGCGATCAATCTCTTGTCGCAGCCACTGAAAGCGAGACATTTCAGCAATTGCTTCAAGACATGACCGCGGGCACAGCGCTTTGCAGAGATCAATGCGATTACTACGGCTTTTGCGGAGGCGGAACTGGAAGCAACAAGTATTGGGAGCATGGAACCTTGGCCTCAAGTGAAACCTGCGCCTGCCGCTTTTCAACCCAAATTCCAGTTAAGGTCCTTCTCGAACAAATTGAAGATCAGGGTGTAAAAACACCCTGA
- the rimP gene encoding ribosome maturation factor RimP → MPHPLLPALKELASATAVGHGFELANLQVLAHMQPMTVQIQIRRSSGKDVTLDDCAGFSAPMGQALENSAVLSEAYVLEISSPGIGEQLQSDRDFQTFRRYPVDVIQRDAEGTEQKHSGTLLERTEDHVKISIHGRIKQFSRSSIISVVLTSPTG, encoded by the coding sequence TTGCCCCATCCTCTGCTCCCAGCACTCAAGGAATTGGCCTCTGCCACAGCAGTAGGCCACGGATTTGAGCTGGCTAACTTGCAGGTCTTAGCCCACATGCAACCCATGACGGTGCAGATCCAAATTCGCCGTTCCAGCGGAAAGGATGTGACCCTCGATGATTGCGCCGGTTTCAGTGCACCGATGGGACAAGCCCTGGAGAATTCTGCTGTTCTCAGCGAGGCTTATGTCTTAGAGATCAGCAGTCCAGGGATCGGAGAACAGCTTCAGTCGGATCGCGATTTCCAGACTTTTCGTCGCTATCCAGTCGACGTGATTCAACGTGATGCCGAAGGAACTGAGCAGAAACATTCCGGGACCCTCTTGGAGCGAACGGAAGACCACGTAAAGATCAGTATTCACGGGCGAATTAAACAGTTTTCGCGAAGCTCCATCATTTCTGTAGTGCTCACCAGTCCCACAGGCTGA